GAGCTCCTCTGTGATGTATCCAAGATCTGCTGGGCAATGTGAGtcagggcagggaaggcagagctctTGGGAAACTCTTGGATGAAGTCTCTGCCTTCTTCCAagctctggctgagctgggggtcCAGGGGGACGcagcctgtgggacagggaggcAGAGTGAGAGCTCgctccctgcagggcccagaTGAGCAGCCAGGGATAAAACACACACTGCCACAGTTAACTCCAGGGAAAATGGTGGGGAAGAGCCAccactgccctccctgggctctccaggAGATCATTCTCACCTGCAACCACTTCCTCTGGCTCCAAGACCCCACCCCACCCTGGTGCTTCATGAGAGGGGCTCTCCCAcctgatcccagccctgtccagggacagggctcagcCCTCAGCCCCCATTTCTCAGGAAGGTTCCAGACATTTCAACATGGCTCTCATGGAGCTCCAGGCCTGTTTACACTGTCACCATGATGTCAGCAgtcagagcaggctgctggcacCACCACCTCTGCCCTAGCAGGGCCAGGGGCCCACTGTGAGGAGTTTGGAGGGcagagaagcaaagcaaaaacctcagctcagctcccagcccacctGCCCCTGGGATGTTCCttctctgtgctcagccctccCAGAGCATCACAAgaccagccctgagcagagctgtgctgcagagcccactCACCCAGGAAGGGCACCCCAGCATGCTTGGCCAGCTCCTCGCCTCCCCCTTTGGAGAAGATGTTTGTGCATTcctgagggaggaagaggagtgaGTTAGGAAGGCCAGAGCGCTGTGtgacagggcaggagctgccagccctgagcagggtcAGCTCCCCTCtaccctgcagccccaggcattccctgtgccctgcccctctcctcagcacagcagagcccaaagCTGGCTCACAGCATCACCCTCGTGGCATTTCCCAATTctccaccccagcaccccaaggaagggcccagagcagccccaaggCTGCACAGTAAGGTCAGGAGAGCTCACAGAGCAGTGGGGGCACACGAAGCCGCTCATGTTCTCCACGATGCCGAGGAtgtgcagccctgccttccTGCAGAACGTCAGCTCCCGCCTCACATCCCCCACGGACACAGCCTGGGGGAACAGCAGCAGTTGGGGATCCCTCTGGCCACCCTGACTGTGTACAACAGGCATCCACAGACAGCCCTGTGCAAAGCTGGGGTGCATTTTCCCCTCTGCCAGGAAGTCCAGCCCCGTGTCCCACCTGAGGGGTTGTGACCAGGACTGCCCCGAGCAGCTGGTGGGGCCTCAAGGCCTCCACGGTGGAGATGTGCTCGTCAGACGTGCCCGGTGGCGTGTCCACGATGAGGAAGTCCAGCTCCCCCCAGGCCACATCAGTGACAAACTGTTTGATCAAAGCTGTGGAAATAAAAGGGacagataaaaaaccccaaaccacaacTGGCTTCAGCAGGTGGCTTGGGAGCcgtgggacagggagaggggacaagGCTGTCTGTCAGCAAAacatgtgctgcagctgcactgtcccCATCTGAGTGACTTCAAGCCATCCTTGTGGAACAGGAGCTTCATTCCCCCAAGGAATACCCTCTGCAGGAGGGCCCACAGGAGGTTCCCCAGCAGCAAGCCCTGGTGTTACCATTTTTCTTGGGTCCCCTCCACACCACGGCGTCGTCGGGCCGCTCCAGCAGGAAGCCGATGGACATGAGGGCAATGGCCTTGTCCTGGCCCACGAAGACAGGGACCCAGCCGCTGTCACACTGGTGCACAGCACTGTCCTGCACCCTCAGCATGCGTGGGATGCTGGGGCCACACAGGTCCACGTCCAGGATCcccacctggggacaggcacagcccttCAGGGCGGGCTCAGAGCCCCCGGCCACCCCGCTTCCACAACAGCCACGTTTGGaacagaaatgctttaaatttcATATCCCTCCTGGCCTACTGCTCCCCAAGGAGCATCCCCTGGCTGTTTCTAAGTGCTTTATACCAGAACCCAAGTGGCACAGGCTGCACAGAGCCTTTAAAAAGGTCCTCAGGGAATTCAGTCTGTCTCCTGCCcccacatttcctttttttccccattttaagAGTCCTTGACCTCACCCACTTCACCCCACAG
Above is a window of Molothrus ater isolate BHLD 08-10-18 breed brown headed cowbird chromosome 16, BPBGC_Mater_1.1, whole genome shotgun sequence DNA encoding:
- the NUBP2 gene encoding cytosolic Fe-S cluster assembly factor NUBP2 isoform X2; the protein is MRGGNMEETAGERANLAGVRHIVLVLSGKGGVGKSTLSTELALALRHAGKRVGILDVDLCGPSIPRMLRVQDSAVHQCDSGWVPVFVGQDKAIALMSIGFLLERPDDAVVWRGPKKNALIKQFVTDVAWGELDFLIVDTPPGTSDEHISTVEALRPHQLLGAVLVTTPQAVSVGDVRRELTFCRKAGLHILGIVENMSGFVCPHCSECTNIFSKGGGEELAKHAGVPFLGCVPLDPQLSQSLEEGRDFIQEFPKSSAFPALTHIAQQILDTSQRSS
- the NUBP2 gene encoding cytosolic Fe-S cluster assembly factor NUBP2 isoform X1 is translated as MIPGVPPPEDIPWLCGTPAERANLAGVRHIVLVLSGKGGVGKSTLSTELALALRHAGKRVGILDVDLCGPSIPRMLRVQDSAVHQCDSGWVPVFVGQDKAIALMSIGFLLERPDDAVVWRGPKKNALIKQFVTDVAWGELDFLIVDTPPGTSDEHISTVEALRPHQLLGAVLVTTPQAVSVGDVRRELTFCRKAGLHILGIVENMSGFVCPHCSECTNIFSKGGGEELAKHAGVPFLGCVPLDPQLSQSLEEGRDFIQEFPKSSAFPALTHIAQQILDTSQRSS